The following proteins are co-located in the Syngnathus scovelli strain Florida chromosome 5, RoL_Ssco_1.2, whole genome shotgun sequence genome:
- the gatb gene encoding glutamyl-tRNA(Gln) amidotransferase subunit B, mitochondrial: MAASSSTSRVRYKMLKRLLWGPNMSFTVRRLNVESLRYECQVQSRAKRVPMPLEGVVGLEIHAQIHSKTKMFSGSAVHFQSPPNALVSFFDASLPGTLPVLNKRCVEAAVMTALALNCRINRKSLFDRKHYFYADLPAGYQITQQRRPVAVDGVLNYSLLGGKKGNQVVRKNVRIKQIQLEQDSGKSLHDDARAQTLIDLNRAGVGLMELVMEPDMTCGEEAAAAVRELQLILQALGTCQGNMSEGQLRVDANVSVHGPGEPLGIRTEVKNINSIRYLAKAIDYEIQRQMDVLRRGGSVHNETRSFDSKSGTTVPMRDKEGLQDYRFMPEPNLPPLVVYEDPDSVPSGADVQQAVVVQSLRAELPELPAVRRERLVKTYGILPEHSLTLLNEDGLVDYFERVLKATSREPRNVIGWVTNELLALLKQRDLNVSQSPVSPSSMAQLLELLETRRISSSAAKQVFQEMWRHSGAKTAVEIVSELDLSLVSDVEQLHEVCAKVVDSHPHEVQAFQAGNKKVLNKLMGSVQKETKGRADPITVRKILLDKISKRV; the protein is encoded by the exons AGTTCCCATGCCCCTGGAAGGCGTGGTCGGCTTGGAGATTCACGCCCAGATTCATTCAAAGACTAAAATGTTCTCGGGCTCAGCAGTCCACTTCCAATCGCCTCCAAATGCTCTTGTGTCCTTCTTCGATGCCTCCTTACCTGGCACGTTACCT GTTCTGAACAAACGATGTGTGGAGGCAGCCGTGATGACGGCTTTGGCTCTCAACTGTCGCATCAACAGGAAGTCGCTTTTTGACAGGAAGCACTATTTCTACGCCGATCTTCCT GCGGGCTACCAGATCACGCAGCAGAGGCGTCCCGTGGCGGTGGATGGCGTGCTCAACTACAGCCTCCTAGGCGGCAAGAAAGGGAACCAAGTGGTCCGGAAGAACGTCCGCATTAAGCAGATCCAGCTGGAGCAAGACAGCGGAAAGAGCTTGCACGATGACGCCCGAGCACAGACGCTCATCGACCTCAACCGAGCGG GCGTGGGCCTAATGGAGCTGGTGATGGAGCCCGACATGACGTGCGGCGAGGAAGCGGCGGCGGCCGTTAGGGAGCTTCAGCTCATCTTGCAGGCCCTCGGCACCTGTCAAGGAAACATGTCGG AGGGCCAGCTGAGGGTGGACGCCAACGTGTCGGTGCACGGACCCGGCGAGCCGCTCGGAATCAGGACGGAGGTGAAGAACATCAACAGCATCCGCTACCTGGCCAAGGCTATCG ACTACGAGATCCAGAGACAGATGGACGTCCTGCGGCGAGGCGGCAGCGTACACAACGAGACCCGCTCCTTCGATTCCAAATCCGG gaCGACAGTCCCCATGAGGGACAAAGAGGGTCTCCAGGACTACAG GTTCATGCCCGAGCCCAACCTTCCGCCGTTGGTGGTGTACGAAGACCCCGACTCCGTTCCGTCCGGCGCCGACGTCCAACAGGCGGTGGTGGTGCAGAGTCTGAGGGCCGAGCTTCCCGAGCTGCCCGCCGTGAGGAGAGAGAGGCTGGTGAAGACGTACGGCATCCTGCCCGAGCACAGCCTCACCCTCCTG AACGAGGACGGCCTGGTGGACTACTTTGAGCGCGTGCTGAAGGCCACCAGCCGGGAGCCCaggaacgtgattggctgggtgACCAACGAGCTGCTGGCACTCCTCAAACAGCGAGACCTGAACGTCAGCCAAAG TCCCGTGTCTCCATCCTCCATGGCCCAGTTGCTGGAACTCCTGGAAACGAGGCGCATCTCCTCTTCAGCGGCCAAGCAG GTGTTCCAGGAGATGTGGAGGCACTCAGGTGCGAAGACGGCGGTTGAGATCGTCAGCGAGTTGGACTTGAGTCTCGTTAGTGATGTGGAGCAGCTGCACGAGGTCTGCGCCAAGGTCGTGGACTCGCATCCACACGAG GTGCAGGCCTTCCAAGCAGGCAACAAAAAAGTTCTGAACAAGCTGATGGGGTCTGTTCAAAAGGAGACCAAAGGCCGAGCCGACCCGATTACGGTGCGTAAGATTCTGCTGGACAAGATTTCAAAAAGGGTGTGA
- the fhip1aa gene encoding FHF complex subunit HOOK-interacting protein 1A: MTSMVANGNQDGPSSVAIRGADPETCMIVFKNHWAQVVKILEKHDPLRSGASAASLGLGGGPRFGPVPVDEASAVQNYVEHMLFLLMEEDCGKAGAMGPILEFVVMENVMERLFVWSLRREFTDTMKMEQLKMYEMLVCQSRQPLLHHKPVLRPLMMLLSACSGPGGTPGVEAQLVLLLHQLCCVLAKDPSVLELFFHTSEDQGAANFLIFSLLIPFIHREGAVGQQARDALLLVMSLSAENQRVAEHVADNTFFCPVLATGLSGLYSSLPTKLEASSDEWHCLQRDDCLRMPSLVQFLNSLEFCNAVIQVAHPDIRDQLLGYIYNGFLVPVLAPALHKLTLEEVMTTTAYLDLFLKSISEPALLQTFLSFILLHRHENVHILDTLVSRINTPFQLGIVSLALFRTLIDLQCEDVMLQLILRYLIPCNHMMLSQRRVVRERDFYSASAAKILALTPSCCSPERSPPPLRQLESILFSKVEKDGVSVEGDPAGNSSCTIGSEIYLDVSYLHYLDDAHERIAACMRACRVWSAAYDGEDPPPEKYQPGVLEEPASGMRVLRTAQQHPRTGLPANQLELEWDDSYDACSPGTAEPKDAPISPPPSAEHPRHIEEMRKSAILLVKGSYIEENEFEDDVKVYDLVAKKDTAAAEEAPPRKDSEPRKNGLTQKRLAENGKSPTDSGVDLLAQYEELIRTFDGDTGAKAPKEAKSADVAEDEKMDFTSFSAETPEPEKLQAPFGSAFRGSTKSHSAPFTGPFVSVLFSRLENMLSNSVQVNLLLTGILAQLAAYPQPLLRSFLLNTNLVFQPTVRSLYQVLATVKNQIDQLAVSSKDFPEMIVAAQHWLLTRDTLYGEAEKNNRVRGGGILKTSPPPQPRSIPAERTDVFATVLFSEFLKELAALAQEHSILSYIPMEE; the protein is encoded by the exons ATGACCTCTATGGTCGCCAACGGAAACCAAGATGGGCCGTCGTCGGTGGCGATCCGAGGGGCGGATCCGGAGACGTGCATGATTGTGTTCAAGAACCACTGGGCTCAG GTGGTGAAGATCCTGGAAAAACACGACCCGTTACGCAGCGGCGCCTCGGCGGCCTCGCTGGGCCTGGGCGGCGGACCGCGCTTCGGCCCCGTGCCGGTGGATGAGGCCAGCGCGGTGCAGAACTACGTGGAGCACATGCTCTTCTTGCTGATGGAAGAGGATTGCGGGAAGGCTGGCGCCATGGGCCCCATCCTGGAGTTCGTGGTGATGGAGAACGTCATGGAGCGCCTGTTCGTCTGGAGCCTGCGCCGCGAGTTCACCGACACCATGAAGATGGAGCAGCTGAAGATGTACGAGATGCTGGTGTGCCAGTCTCGCCAGCCCCTCCTGCACCACAAGCCGGTGCTGCGGCCGCTCATGATGCTCCTCTCGGCATGCTCGGGCCCGGGGGGTACGCCCGGCGTGGAGGCCCAGCTTGTGCTCCTCCTCCACCAGCTCTGCTGCGTCCTAGCCAAGGACCCATCCGTGCTGGAGCTGTTTTTCCACACCAGCGAGGACCAAGGCGCCGCCAACTTCCTCATCTTCTCGCTGCTCATCCCCTTCATCCACCGCGAGGGGGCCGTGGGGCAGCAGGCGCGAGACGCGCTGCTGCTCGTCATGTCCTTATCGGCGGAGAACCAGCGGGTGGCCGAACACGTGGCGGACAACACCTTCTTCTGTCCG GTTCTTGCCACGGGGCTCAGCGGTCTGTATTCGTCTCTTCCCACCAAGCTGGAGGCCTCCAGTGATGAATGGCACTGCCTGCAAAGAGACGACTGCCTCCGAATGCCCTCGTTGGTCCAGTTTCTCAACTCCCTGGAATTCTGCAATGCTGTCatccag GTGGCCCATCCTGATATCAGAGACCAGTTGTTGGGCTACATCTACAACGGCTTCCTCGTGCCTGTACTTGCACCTGCTCTGCACAAG CTTACCCTGGAGGAGGTGATGACCACCACGGCGTACCTGGACCTGTTCCTAAAAAGCATCAGCGAGCCGGCCCTTCTGCAGACCTTCCTGTCCTTCATCTTGCTGCACCGCCACGAGAACGTCCACATTTTGGACACTCTGGTCAGCCGTATCAACACACCCTTCCAG TTGGGCATCGTGTCACTGGCACTTTTCCGCACGCTCATCGATTTGCAGTGTGAAGATGTCATGCTGCAACTCATCCTCAG GTACCTGATCCCGTGCAATCACATGATGCTAAGTCAGCGTcgcgtggtgcgggagcgcgacTTCTACTCGGCGTCGGCGGCCAAGATCCTGGCCTTGACGCCATCCTGCTGCTCGCCTGAGCGCAGCCCGCCGCCACTCCGACAGTTGGAGTCCATACTCTTCTCCAAAG TTGAAAAAGACGGCGTCTCGGTTGAGGGTGACCCCGCCGGGAACTCCTCCTGCACCATCGGCTCCGAGATCTACTTGGACGTCAGCTACCTCCACTACCTGGACGACGCCCACGAGCGCATCGCCGCCTGCATGCGGGCGTGCCGGGTGTGGTCGGCGGCGTACGACGGTGAAGACCCTCCTCCGGAGAAATACCAGCCGGGCGTCCTGGAGGAGCCGGCGTCTGGGATGCGAGTTCTCCGGACGGCGCAGCAGCATCCTAGGACCGGGCTACCGGCCAACCAGTTGGAGCTGGAGTGGGACGACAGTTACGATGCGTGCTCGCCAGGAACCGCCGAACCCAAAGATGCGCCTATTTCGCCACCGCCTTCTGCCGAGCACCCCAGACACATCGAGGAGATGagaaagtcggccattttgctgGTGAAGGGCTCCTACATCGAGGAGAACGAGTTCGAGGATGATGTCAAGGTCTACGATCTGGTAGCTAAAAAAGACACAGCAGCCGCTGAGGAGGCGCCACCGCGCAAAGACTCCGAGCCCCGGAAGAACGGACTCACCCAGAAGCGCCTGGCCGAGAATGGCAAAAGTCCCACCGACTCAGGCGTGGACCTCCTGGCTCAGTACGAGGAGCTCATCCGTACGTTTGATGGCGACACGGGCGCTAAAGCTCCAAAAGAGGCGAAGAGTGCCGACGTGGCAGAAGACGAGAAAATGGACTTCACTTCTTTCTCCGCAGAgacgccggagccagagaagctTCAGGCGCCGTTTGGGTCGGCGTTCCGTGGCTCCACCAAGAGTCACTCGGCACCTTTTACGG GTCCGTTTGTCAGCGTCCTGTTTTCACGCCTGGAGAATATGCTGTCCAACTCGGTGCAAGTCAACCTGTTGCTGACGGGCATCCTGGCTCAGCTGGCCGCGTACCCTCAACCTCTGCTGCGCTCCTTCCTCCTCAACACCAACTTGGTCTTCCAGCCTACCGTCCGCTCGCTCTACCAG GTTCTGGCCACGGTGAAGAACCAGATCGATCAGCTGGCTGTGAGCAGTAAGGACTTTCCTGAGATGATTGTCGCTGCCCAACATTGGCTCCTGACCAGGGACACTCTGTATGGAGAAGCAG AAAAAAACAATCGAGTGCGAGGCGGCGGCATCCTCAAGacctcgccgccgccgcagcccaGGAGCAtccccgccgagcggaccgaCGTGTTCGCCACCGTCCTCTTCAGCGAGTTCCTGAAAGAACTGGCCGCCCTGGCCCAGGAGCACTCCATCTTGTCTTACATTCCCATGGAAGAGTAA